A single Anopheles funestus chromosome 2RL, idAnoFuneDA-416_04, whole genome shotgun sequence DNA region contains:
- the LOC125762864 gene encoding sorting nexin-27 isoform X1 produces the protein MEAKNGKSGPTTAISVASSGGGGGSVTAALKNGVKENPNGPRVVTIYKTETGFGFNVRGQVSEGGQLRSINGELYAPLQHVSAVLDNGAAEQAGIKKGDRILEVNHVNVEGATHKQVVDLIKSGGDTLTLTVISVTQQEAERLEPTEDPGGYSYIDYSEKRSLPISIPDYNIIHRGNERYVVFNIHMAGRQLCSRRYREFSNLHQQLKKEFSGFSFPKMPGKWPFQLNEQQLDARRRGLEQYLEKVCAVRVIAESDAVQEFLTDTVDDLAASPVDIKIMLPDHAVVSVSVRKSANAQLVWEQLVQRANLTSYTQQYFYLFEIVEYNFERKLQPHEIPHQLYVQNYSTASSTCLCVRRWLFSVEREVSLPVGEQAAKFIFYQAVDEVNRSNIRADGRLYELKALQDSKKADEYLSLARTLPGYGDIVFPHCACDSRKEGHVVPAVGMKSFRLHACREDGSLEAQTVELQWATISRWESDEESMAFCFQYSRSDKPPRWVKVFTPYHAFLADCFDRIMEERAWDDTGE, from the exons ATGGAAGCGAAAAATGGCAAATCCGGTCCAACAACCGCAATCTCTGTCGCGTCGTCGGGCGGTGGAGGAGGCAGCGTTACGGCGGCGTTGAAGAATGGGGTGAAGGAAAACCCGAACGGTCCCCGGGTGGTCACCATCTACAAGACAGAAACCGGTTTCGGGTTTAACGTTCGTGGACAAGTCAGCGAGGGTGGGCAGCTGCGATCAATCAACGGCGAGCTTTATGCACCACTGCAACACGTCAGTGCTGTTTTGGATAATGGGGCCGCAGAACAGGCTGGCATTAAGAAAGGCGACCGAATCCTGGAAGT CAATCACGTCAACGTGGAAGGCGCTACTCACAAGCAAGTGGTGGATCTCATAAAATCCGGTGGAGATACTTTAACACTGACCGTCATATCTGTCACACAGCAG GAAGCGGAACGCCTCGAACCAACCGAAGATCCGGGCGGATATTCGTACATCGATTACTCGGAGAAGCGCAGCCTGCCTATTAGTATTCCGGACTACAATATCATACACCGTGGGAATGAGCGATACGTCGTGTTTAACATCCATATGGCCGGACGGCAGTTATGTTCGCGCCGTTATCGTGAATTTTCCAACCTACATCAACAGCTGAAAAAAGAATTCTCAGGCTTTAGTTTTCCCAAAATGCCCGGCAAATGGCCGTTCCAGCTAAACGAACAGCAGCTGGACGCGAGACGGCGTGGGCTAGAGCAATATTTGGAAAAGGTGTGCGCCGTGCGAGTGATCGCGGAAAGTGACGCTGTGCAGGAATTTCTCACCGACACGGTAGACGATCTGGCGGCTTCGCCGGTCGATATAAAGATCATGCTACCGGACCATGCGGTTGTGTCCGTGTCGGTGCGCAAGTCGGCCAATGCACAGCTCGTCTGGGAGCAGCTGGTACAGCGAGCCAATCTGACCTCGTACACGCAGCAATACTTTTACCTGTTTGAAATCGTCGAGTACAACTTCGAGCGTAAGCTGCAACCGCACGAAATCCCACACCAGCTGTACGTGCAAAACTATAGTACGGCTTCCAGCACGTGTCTGTGCGTGCGTCGATGGCTGTTTTCTGTAGAGCGAGAAGTTTCGCTTCCGGTTGGCGAACAGGCGGCCAAGTTTATTTTCTATCAG GCCGTCGATGAGGTTAATCGTAGCAATATTCGGGCAGATGGACGATTGTACGAGCTAAAGGCGTTGCAAGATTCGAAAAAGGCCGATGAATATCTCTCGCTGGCACGTACCTTGCCCGGGTACGGTGATATCGTTTTTCCACACTGTGCTTGTGACAGCCGCAAGGAAGGACACGTTGTACCGGCGGTGGGTATGAAAAGCTTCCGGCTGCATGCCTGCCGGGAGGATGGTTCACTCGAGGCACAAACGGTAGAGCTGCAGTGGGCCACCATTTCGCGCTGGGAAAGCGATGAGGAATCGATGGCATTTTGCTTTCAGTACAGCCGCTCGGACAAACCGCCCCGGTGGGTGAAAGTGTTTACACCATAC CATGCGTTCCTGGCTGATTGCTTCGATAGGATAATGGAGGAACGGGCGTGGGATGACACGGGAGAGTAA
- the LOC125762863 gene encoding cilia- and flagella-associated protein 45-like isoform X1, giving the protein MPIQSKPSKNFVKTQARSNYINDLPTKQHRPGVYNRHHPQECDIMLRWRPIHLQREDPYEGKNVVRIMNKDNIRNLLIPSKESSVYPAFWSKEDYEKMQDKAKLKTLEDRLAQFKANEVEKKNMLEESEKRKKRLQEIDRERQQKGGKVSNILEDGDGDRDSDTSPRKIIDRAFLAKQEQEEEVKRANRIILAAKCHIIRDAQIAEKQEIERELRTEELRLEKMMLQENEKALKEEEKKREVNKVLTTQHSEEIRNQLLEREKMRLKEAERIEEEARVLKQAQMAIAEEEKRKEKERHVRINQVRNGLKKAYELSAHYKQVEFEEQRIAELKIQEYMRQRMERQKKLEFERKIAAEVREKEHDRMLKIQQKLLDTKSEKNDMDLRRGQEHIEREFRRREKEAAIKKKELEQQLAVARAAQLEAVKTERAMQLARDELEHKKAIEKLKVEEAKEMEQKRKQLKLRERYREEIIQQMNLKEQERREKERIARNEQQAALQAEKKRDKYVEERRILNQIILFNLSIFFFRNIKTIISNKIKMMKESQVPERFIKDVERQLNLGK; this is encoded by the exons ATGCCAATCCAATCGAAACCTTCGAAAAACTTCGTTAAAACTCAAGCTAGATCGAACTACATCAATGATTTGCCCACGAAACAACATCGTCCGGGAGTTTACAATCGCCATCA CCCTCAAGAGTGTGACATTATGCTTCGATGGAGACCCATCCATCTTCAGCGTGAAGACCCATACGAGGGCAAAAACGTGGTGCGCATCATGAACAAGGATAATATCCGTAATTTGCTCATCCCTAGCAAGGAATCATCCGTATATCCTGCCTTCTGGTCCAAGGAAGACTATGAAAAGATGCAGGACAAGGCAAAGCTGAAGACGCTCGAGGATCGTTTGGCCCAGTTTAAAGCAAACGAGGTTGAGAAAAAGAATATGCTCGAGGAGTCGGAAAAGCGTAAGAAACGTCTGCAAGAAATTGATCGCGAGCGGCAACAGAAAGGTGGCAAAGTGAGCAATATTCTTGAGGATGGCGATGGTGACCGCGACTCCGATACGAGCCCGAGAAAGATCATCGATCGTGCATTTCTCGCGAAGCAAGAGCAAGAGGAAGAGGTTAAACGGGCCAATCGTATCATCCTAGCTGCCAAGTGTCACATCATACGGGATGCACAGATTGCCGAAAAGCAGGAGATCGAGCGTGAACTCCGCACCGAAGAGTTGCGGCTCGAGAAAATGATGTtgcaagaaaatgaaaaagccCTCAAGGAGGAGGAAAAGAAGCGGGAAGTGAACAAAGTGCTTACCACCCAGCATTCGGAGGAGATACGCAACCAGCTGCTGGAGCGGGAAAAGATGCGCCTCAAGGAGGCGGAACGTATCGAGGAGGAGGCACGTGTGTTGAAACAGGCCCAAATGGCGATAGCCGAGGAGGAAAAGCGGAAAGAGAAGGAGCGCCACGTGCGCATCAACCAGGTACGGAACGGGTTGAAGAAAGCGTACGAACTGTCCGCCCACTACAAGCAGGTGGAGTTTGAAGAGCAGCGTATTGCTGAGCTTAAAATTCAGGAGTACATGCGCCAACGGATGGAGCGCCAGAAGAAACTTGAGTTTGAGCGCAAAATTGCGGCCGAGGTACGGGAAAAGGAACACGACCGTATGCTTAAGATACAGCAAAAGCTGCTCGACACCAAGTCGGAGAAAAACGATATGGATCTTCGCCGTGGCCAGGAACACATCGAGCGCGAATTTCGACGCCGCGAGAAGGAAGCCGCCATTAAGAAGAAAGAGCTCGAGCAACAGTTAGCCGTAGCACGGGCCGCCCAACTAGAAGCTGTG AAAACCGAACGAGCTATGCAGCTGGCCCGAGATGAGCTCGAGCATAAGAAGGCGATTGAAAAGTTAAAAGTTGAGGAAGCCAAAGAGATGGAGCAGAAGCGAAAGCAGTTGAAACTTCGCGAAAGATATCGCGAGGAGATTATCCAACAAATGAACCTTAAAGAGCAGGAACGCCGGGAAAAGGAACGTATTGCTAGAAACGAACAGCAAGCGGCACTTCAGGCGGAGAAGAAACGTGATAAGTATGTGGAAGAGAGAAGAATACTCAATCAAATTATTCTATTTAATctctcaattttctttttcagaaACATCAAAACTataatttccaacaaaatcaaaatgatGAAGGAAAGCCAAGTTCCAGAACGATTCATCAAAGATGTAGAACGTCAATTAAACCTTGGAAAATGA
- the LOC125762863 gene encoding cilia- and flagella-associated protein 45-like isoform X2 gives MPIQSKPSKNFVKTQARSNYINDLPTKQHRPGVYNRHHPQECDIMLRWRPIHLQREDPYEGKNVVRIMNKDNIRNLLIPSKESSVYPAFWSKEDYEKMQDKAKLKTLEDRLAQFKANEVEKKNMLEESEKRKKRLQEIDRERQQKGGKVSNILEDGDGDRDSDTSPRKIIDRAFLAKQEQEEEVKRANRIILAAKCHIIRDAQIAEKQEIERELRTEELRLEKMMLQENEKALKEEEKKREVNKVLTTQHSEEIRNQLLEREKMRLKEAERIEEEARVLKQAQMAIAEEEKRKEKERHVRINQVRNGLKKAYELSAHYKQVEFEEQRIAELKIQEYMRQRMERQKKLEFERKIAAEVREKEHDRMLKIQQKLLDTKSEKNDMDLRRGQEHIEREFRRREKEAAIKKKELEQQLAVARAAQLEAVKTERAMQLARDELEHKKAIEKLKVEEAKEMEQKRKQLKLRERYREEIIQQMNLKEQERREKERIARNEQQAALQAEKKRDKNIKTIISNKIKMMKESQVPERFIKDVERQLNLGK, from the exons ATGCCAATCCAATCGAAACCTTCGAAAAACTTCGTTAAAACTCAAGCTAGATCGAACTACATCAATGATTTGCCCACGAAACAACATCGTCCGGGAGTTTACAATCGCCATCA CCCTCAAGAGTGTGACATTATGCTTCGATGGAGACCCATCCATCTTCAGCGTGAAGACCCATACGAGGGCAAAAACGTGGTGCGCATCATGAACAAGGATAATATCCGTAATTTGCTCATCCCTAGCAAGGAATCATCCGTATATCCTGCCTTCTGGTCCAAGGAAGACTATGAAAAGATGCAGGACAAGGCAAAGCTGAAGACGCTCGAGGATCGTTTGGCCCAGTTTAAAGCAAACGAGGTTGAGAAAAAGAATATGCTCGAGGAGTCGGAAAAGCGTAAGAAACGTCTGCAAGAAATTGATCGCGAGCGGCAACAGAAAGGTGGCAAAGTGAGCAATATTCTTGAGGATGGCGATGGTGACCGCGACTCCGATACGAGCCCGAGAAAGATCATCGATCGTGCATTTCTCGCGAAGCAAGAGCAAGAGGAAGAGGTTAAACGGGCCAATCGTATCATCCTAGCTGCCAAGTGTCACATCATACGGGATGCACAGATTGCCGAAAAGCAGGAGATCGAGCGTGAACTCCGCACCGAAGAGTTGCGGCTCGAGAAAATGATGTtgcaagaaaatgaaaaagccCTCAAGGAGGAGGAAAAGAAGCGGGAAGTGAACAAAGTGCTTACCACCCAGCATTCGGAGGAGATACGCAACCAGCTGCTGGAGCGGGAAAAGATGCGCCTCAAGGAGGCGGAACGTATCGAGGAGGAGGCACGTGTGTTGAAACAGGCCCAAATGGCGATAGCCGAGGAGGAAAAGCGGAAAGAGAAGGAGCGCCACGTGCGCATCAACCAGGTACGGAACGGGTTGAAGAAAGCGTACGAACTGTCCGCCCACTACAAGCAGGTGGAGTTTGAAGAGCAGCGTATTGCTGAGCTTAAAATTCAGGAGTACATGCGCCAACGGATGGAGCGCCAGAAGAAACTTGAGTTTGAGCGCAAAATTGCGGCCGAGGTACGGGAAAAGGAACACGACCGTATGCTTAAGATACAGCAAAAGCTGCTCGACACCAAGTCGGAGAAAAACGATATGGATCTTCGCCGTGGCCAGGAACACATCGAGCGCGAATTTCGACGCCGCGAGAAGGAAGCCGCCATTAAGAAGAAAGAGCTCGAGCAACAGTTAGCCGTAGCACGGGCCGCCCAACTAGAAGCTGTG AAAACCGAACGAGCTATGCAGCTGGCCCGAGATGAGCTCGAGCATAAGAAGGCGATTGAAAAGTTAAAAGTTGAGGAAGCCAAAGAGATGGAGCAGAAGCGAAAGCAGTTGAAACTTCGCGAAAGATATCGCGAGGAGATTATCCAACAAATGAACCTTAAAGAGCAGGAACGCCGGGAAAAGGAACGTATTGCTAGAAACGAACAGCAAGCGGCACTTCAGGCGGAGAAGAAACGTGATAA aaACATCAAAACTataatttccaacaaaatcaaaatgatGAAGGAAAGCCAAGTTCCAGAACGATTCATCAAAGATGTAGAACGTCAATTAAACCTTGGAAAATGA
- the LOC125762860 gene encoding tyrosine-protein phosphatase non-receptor type 9 isoform X1: MKKKNKITIMDLVLLWALKVVKQFIDRINSSNNDPNRKAVTPAIATRFLLARKYDITRAMALYEQHELIRQREGLYGFDPLNEPLRAELETGKFTILPGRDASGAAIALFTANLHYPMTVTHKTTLQGVVYQLDVALQSTETQKAGLVFIYDMSTSKYSNFDYDLSQKILTLLKGGYPARLKKVLIVTAPLWFKAPFKILRLFVREKLRERVFTVSIPQLSLHVPRESLPVRLGGTLEVDHSSWLLHCYKSMTNREDEIIATAGQQQQQPPDSQNSSTSVAGPNAGNAVMGSAGIAAIAAGTGPLDAHHLLSGVGSELVDVAFVATHNHRAVSPGNNGTLVEDHLTVDDISDIAAVSVNQHLPANHASTVGHHNHHTANSELWTENPPSSASSGFSDDDSLAGAEGDPKTIEQIVQMVRERGKMGLIREYTEIKARAPDGTFTHAKLRNNLGKNRYTDVLCYDHSRVVLSQEEEDPTTDYINANFVDGYKQKNAYISTQGPLPKTSYDFWRMVWEQHCLLIIMTTRVMERGRAKCGQYWEPSEGGIAEYGSFRLRTMSIETNEDYTVVELEIRNIKTDEVRCVSHWQFTSWPDYGVPSSAKAMLNFLQRAREKQAEMVQCLGDLWAGHPRGPPIVVHCSAGIGRTGTFITLDICISRLEDVGTADIKGTVEKIRSQRAYSIQMPDQYVFCHLALIEYALSRSMLQSVDLSEFDDRDEESD, from the exons atgaaaaagaaaaataagatcACCATCATGGATCTTGTCCTGCTTTGGGCCTtgaag GtcgtaaaacaatttatcgaTCGGATCAATAGCTCCAACAATGATCCGAACCGAAAGGCGGTGACACCGGCCATCGCAACCCGTTTCCTGCTGGCACGTAAATATGACATCACGCGCGCAATGGCGCTTTACGAGCAGCATGAGCTGATCCGGCAACGCGAAGGATTGTACGGCTTCGATCCACTAAATGAGCCACTGCGAGCAGAGCTAGAGACTGGGAAGTTCACGATCTTG CCCGGACGAGATGCCAGTGGTGCAGCGATCGCTCTGTTTACTGCCAATCTGCACTATCCGATGACCGTGACCCATAAAACGACGCTGCAAGGTGTTGTTTATCAGCTGGATGTAGCGTTACAGAGCACCGAAACACAGAAGGCTGGCTTAGTATTCATCTACGATATGAGCACTTCGAAGTATTCCAACTTTGATTATGATTTATCACAAAAGATCCTCACACTGTTAAAG GGCGGATATCCTGCACGGCTGAAAAAAGTCCTGATCGTAACGGCACCGCTTTGGTTTAAGGCACCGTTCAAAATTCTACGATTATTTGTGCGCGAAAAGTTGCGCGAACGTGTCTTTACCGTATCAATACCACAGCTGAGTTTACATGTTCCTCGGGAATCGCTGCCGGTTCGGTTAGGTGGTACCTTAGAAGTCGATCATTCCTCATG GTTATTACATTGTTACAAATCGATGACGAATCGTGAAGACGAAATTATTGCGACAGCGggccagcaacaacagcagccacCGGATTCTCAAAACAGCTCCACTAGTGTGGCCGGACCGAATGCTGGCAATGCAGTGATGGGAAGTGCAGGAATAGCGGCAATCGCTGCCGGAACCGGGCCGCTCGATGCACACCATTTGCTAAGTGGCGTCGGTTCGGAACTGGTGGACGTTGCATTCGTCGCTACGCATAACCATCGGGCAGTGTCGCCCGGCAACAATGGGACGCTGGTGGAGGATCACTTAACGGTGGATGATATTAGTGACATTGCTGCGGTGAGTGTCAATCAACATCTACCAGCGAACCATGCGAGCACTGTTGGGCATCACAATCACCACACCGCCAACTCGGAACTGTGGACAGAAAACCCGCCAAGTAGCGCCTCGTCAGGGTTTAGCGATGATGACAGTTTAGCCGGTGCCGAAGGTGATCCAAAAACGATCGAACAGATTGTGCAGATGGTGCGCGAGCGGGGTAAGATGGGATTGATTCGTGAGTACACCGAAATCAAAGCCCGCGCTCCGGATGGTACCTTTACGCATGCAAA GTTGAGAAACAATTTAGGAAAGAATCGTTACACGGATGTGCTCTGCTACGATCATAGTCGCGTCGTATTGTCGCAGGAGGAGGAAGATCCTACGACGGACTACATCAACGCGAATTTCGTGGACGGTTACAAACAGAAGAACGCATACATCTCCACACAGGGTCCACTGCCAAAGACATCGTATGACTTTTGGCGCATGGTCTGGGAACAGCACTGTTTGTTGATCATCATGACGACAAGGGTGATGGAGCGGGGTCGCGCCAAATGCGGTCAGTATTGGGAACCAAGCGAAGGTGGCATAGCGGAGTACGGTTCATTCCGATTGCGGACAATGTCGATAGAAACTAATGAAGATTACACCGTGGTGGAGTTGGAAATAAGAAATATTAAG ACTGATGAGGTAAGGTGCGTATCCCATTGGCAGTTTACCAGTTGGCCAGACTACGGTGTGCCCTCGTCGGCTAAGGCTATGCTAAATTTCCTGCAACGTGCCCGCGAAAAGCAGGCAGAGATGGTACAATGTTTGGGTGATCTTTGGGCCGGTCATCCCCGGGGTCCCCCGATAGTGGTTCATTGTAGTGCCGGAATCGGACGAACGGGTACATTCATAACACTGGACATTTGTATATCGCGCCTAGAAGACGTTGGTACGGCCGACATTAAGGGTACGGTAGAGAAGATACGTTCGCAACGGGCATACTCAATACAAATGCCGGACCAGTATGTGTTCTGTCATTTGGCCCTGATTGAATATGCGCTCTCGCGCTCCATGCTGCAGTCAGTGGATCTTTCGGAGTTTGACGATCGGGACGAAGAATCTGACTAG
- the LOC125762864 gene encoding sorting nexin-27 isoform X2, which yields MFVESSWYRICTSSSYSSYYSATKMQRSLFSSYCVENTEDILIPKHLTDLLADSSDEEEAKSVNGGQKRSAKIEPIATISGIVAQRSNHVNVEGATHKQVVDLIKSGGDTLTLTVISVTQQEAERLEPTEDPGGYSYIDYSEKRSLPISIPDYNIIHRGNERYVVFNIHMAGRQLCSRRYREFSNLHQQLKKEFSGFSFPKMPGKWPFQLNEQQLDARRRGLEQYLEKVCAVRVIAESDAVQEFLTDTVDDLAASPVDIKIMLPDHAVVSVSVRKSANAQLVWEQLVQRANLTSYTQQYFYLFEIVEYNFERKLQPHEIPHQLYVQNYSTASSTCLCVRRWLFSVEREVSLPVGEQAAKFIFYQAVDEVNRSNIRADGRLYELKALQDSKKADEYLSLARTLPGYGDIVFPHCACDSRKEGHVVPAVGMKSFRLHACREDGSLEAQTVELQWATISRWESDEESMAFCFQYSRSDKPPRWVKVFTPYHAFLADCFDRIMEERAWDDTGE from the exons ATGTTCGTTGAATCAAGTTGGTACCGCATTTGTACTTCCTCGAGCTACTCGAGCTACTACTCTGCAACGAAGATGCAGCGAAGCCTGTTTTCATCGTACTGTGTAGAAAATACGGAAGATATTTTAATTCCGAAACATTTAACCGACCTGCTTGCGGACAGCAGTGACGAGGAGGAAGCCAAATCAGTTAACGGTGGCCAGAAACGTAGTGCGAAGATCGAGCCCATTGCTACGATCAGTGGTATCGTTGCGCAGCGAAG CAATCACGTCAACGTGGAAGGCGCTACTCACAAGCAAGTGGTGGATCTCATAAAATCCGGTGGAGATACTTTAACACTGACCGTCATATCTGTCACACAGCAG GAAGCGGAACGCCTCGAACCAACCGAAGATCCGGGCGGATATTCGTACATCGATTACTCGGAGAAGCGCAGCCTGCCTATTAGTATTCCGGACTACAATATCATACACCGTGGGAATGAGCGATACGTCGTGTTTAACATCCATATGGCCGGACGGCAGTTATGTTCGCGCCGTTATCGTGAATTTTCCAACCTACATCAACAGCTGAAAAAAGAATTCTCAGGCTTTAGTTTTCCCAAAATGCCCGGCAAATGGCCGTTCCAGCTAAACGAACAGCAGCTGGACGCGAGACGGCGTGGGCTAGAGCAATATTTGGAAAAGGTGTGCGCCGTGCGAGTGATCGCGGAAAGTGACGCTGTGCAGGAATTTCTCACCGACACGGTAGACGATCTGGCGGCTTCGCCGGTCGATATAAAGATCATGCTACCGGACCATGCGGTTGTGTCCGTGTCGGTGCGCAAGTCGGCCAATGCACAGCTCGTCTGGGAGCAGCTGGTACAGCGAGCCAATCTGACCTCGTACACGCAGCAATACTTTTACCTGTTTGAAATCGTCGAGTACAACTTCGAGCGTAAGCTGCAACCGCACGAAATCCCACACCAGCTGTACGTGCAAAACTATAGTACGGCTTCCAGCACGTGTCTGTGCGTGCGTCGATGGCTGTTTTCTGTAGAGCGAGAAGTTTCGCTTCCGGTTGGCGAACAGGCGGCCAAGTTTATTTTCTATCAG GCCGTCGATGAGGTTAATCGTAGCAATATTCGGGCAGATGGACGATTGTACGAGCTAAAGGCGTTGCAAGATTCGAAAAAGGCCGATGAATATCTCTCGCTGGCACGTACCTTGCCCGGGTACGGTGATATCGTTTTTCCACACTGTGCTTGTGACAGCCGCAAGGAAGGACACGTTGTACCGGCGGTGGGTATGAAAAGCTTCCGGCTGCATGCCTGCCGGGAGGATGGTTCACTCGAGGCACAAACGGTAGAGCTGCAGTGGGCCACCATTTCGCGCTGGGAAAGCGATGAGGAATCGATGGCATTTTGCTTTCAGTACAGCCGCTCGGACAAACCGCCCCGGTGGGTGAAAGTGTTTACACCATAC CATGCGTTCCTGGCTGATTGCTTCGATAGGATAATGGAGGAACGGGCGTGGGATGACACGGGAGAGTAA
- the LOC125762860 gene encoding tyrosine-protein phosphatase non-receptor type 9 isoform X2 — MAQESVVKQFIDRINSSNNDPNRKAVTPAIATRFLLARKYDITRAMALYEQHELIRQREGLYGFDPLNEPLRAELETGKFTILPGRDASGAAIALFTANLHYPMTVTHKTTLQGVVYQLDVALQSTETQKAGLVFIYDMSTSKYSNFDYDLSQKILTLLKGGYPARLKKVLIVTAPLWFKAPFKILRLFVREKLRERVFTVSIPQLSLHVPRESLPVRLGGTLEVDHSSWLLHCYKSMTNREDEIIATAGQQQQQPPDSQNSSTSVAGPNAGNAVMGSAGIAAIAAGTGPLDAHHLLSGVGSELVDVAFVATHNHRAVSPGNNGTLVEDHLTVDDISDIAAVSVNQHLPANHASTVGHHNHHTANSELWTENPPSSASSGFSDDDSLAGAEGDPKTIEQIVQMVRERGKMGLIREYTEIKARAPDGTFTHAKLRNNLGKNRYTDVLCYDHSRVVLSQEEEDPTTDYINANFVDGYKQKNAYISTQGPLPKTSYDFWRMVWEQHCLLIIMTTRVMERGRAKCGQYWEPSEGGIAEYGSFRLRTMSIETNEDYTVVELEIRNIKTDEVRCVSHWQFTSWPDYGVPSSAKAMLNFLQRAREKQAEMVQCLGDLWAGHPRGPPIVVHCSAGIGRTGTFITLDICISRLEDVGTADIKGTVEKIRSQRAYSIQMPDQYVFCHLALIEYALSRSMLQSVDLSEFDDRDEESD, encoded by the exons GtcgtaaaacaatttatcgaTCGGATCAATAGCTCCAACAATGATCCGAACCGAAAGGCGGTGACACCGGCCATCGCAACCCGTTTCCTGCTGGCACGTAAATATGACATCACGCGCGCAATGGCGCTTTACGAGCAGCATGAGCTGATCCGGCAACGCGAAGGATTGTACGGCTTCGATCCACTAAATGAGCCACTGCGAGCAGAGCTAGAGACTGGGAAGTTCACGATCTTG CCCGGACGAGATGCCAGTGGTGCAGCGATCGCTCTGTTTACTGCCAATCTGCACTATCCGATGACCGTGACCCATAAAACGACGCTGCAAGGTGTTGTTTATCAGCTGGATGTAGCGTTACAGAGCACCGAAACACAGAAGGCTGGCTTAGTATTCATCTACGATATGAGCACTTCGAAGTATTCCAACTTTGATTATGATTTATCACAAAAGATCCTCACACTGTTAAAG GGCGGATATCCTGCACGGCTGAAAAAAGTCCTGATCGTAACGGCACCGCTTTGGTTTAAGGCACCGTTCAAAATTCTACGATTATTTGTGCGCGAAAAGTTGCGCGAACGTGTCTTTACCGTATCAATACCACAGCTGAGTTTACATGTTCCTCGGGAATCGCTGCCGGTTCGGTTAGGTGGTACCTTAGAAGTCGATCATTCCTCATG GTTATTACATTGTTACAAATCGATGACGAATCGTGAAGACGAAATTATTGCGACAGCGggccagcaacaacagcagccacCGGATTCTCAAAACAGCTCCACTAGTGTGGCCGGACCGAATGCTGGCAATGCAGTGATGGGAAGTGCAGGAATAGCGGCAATCGCTGCCGGAACCGGGCCGCTCGATGCACACCATTTGCTAAGTGGCGTCGGTTCGGAACTGGTGGACGTTGCATTCGTCGCTACGCATAACCATCGGGCAGTGTCGCCCGGCAACAATGGGACGCTGGTGGAGGATCACTTAACGGTGGATGATATTAGTGACATTGCTGCGGTGAGTGTCAATCAACATCTACCAGCGAACCATGCGAGCACTGTTGGGCATCACAATCACCACACCGCCAACTCGGAACTGTGGACAGAAAACCCGCCAAGTAGCGCCTCGTCAGGGTTTAGCGATGATGACAGTTTAGCCGGTGCCGAAGGTGATCCAAAAACGATCGAACAGATTGTGCAGATGGTGCGCGAGCGGGGTAAGATGGGATTGATTCGTGAGTACACCGAAATCAAAGCCCGCGCTCCGGATGGTACCTTTACGCATGCAAA GTTGAGAAACAATTTAGGAAAGAATCGTTACACGGATGTGCTCTGCTACGATCATAGTCGCGTCGTATTGTCGCAGGAGGAGGAAGATCCTACGACGGACTACATCAACGCGAATTTCGTGGACGGTTACAAACAGAAGAACGCATACATCTCCACACAGGGTCCACTGCCAAAGACATCGTATGACTTTTGGCGCATGGTCTGGGAACAGCACTGTTTGTTGATCATCATGACGACAAGGGTGATGGAGCGGGGTCGCGCCAAATGCGGTCAGTATTGGGAACCAAGCGAAGGTGGCATAGCGGAGTACGGTTCATTCCGATTGCGGACAATGTCGATAGAAACTAATGAAGATTACACCGTGGTGGAGTTGGAAATAAGAAATATTAAG ACTGATGAGGTAAGGTGCGTATCCCATTGGCAGTTTACCAGTTGGCCAGACTACGGTGTGCCCTCGTCGGCTAAGGCTATGCTAAATTTCCTGCAACGTGCCCGCGAAAAGCAGGCAGAGATGGTACAATGTTTGGGTGATCTTTGGGCCGGTCATCCCCGGGGTCCCCCGATAGTGGTTCATTGTAGTGCCGGAATCGGACGAACGGGTACATTCATAACACTGGACATTTGTATATCGCGCCTAGAAGACGTTGGTACGGCCGACATTAAGGGTACGGTAGAGAAGATACGTTCGCAACGGGCATACTCAATACAAATGCCGGACCAGTATGTGTTCTGTCATTTGGCCCTGATTGAATATGCGCTCTCGCGCTCCATGCTGCAGTCAGTGGATCTTTCGGAGTTTGACGATCGGGACGAAGAATCTGACTAG